One window from the genome of Musa acuminata AAA Group cultivar baxijiao chromosome BXJ1-4, Cavendish_Baxijiao_AAA, whole genome shotgun sequence encodes:
- the LOC135653440 gene encoding CSC1-like protein At4g35870 encodes MSALSIAPSMAGAAAPSADPDYPAAAWYGNIQYLLNISAAGAASCLLLFILVKLRSDHRRFPGPSALAAKLLAVYHATPAQIALHCGADAAQFLLIERASFFVLLAVALLALIAALPLNLCAGSVLLADPFARTTISHLRPGSPLIWLHLLLVALVVAVAHLGITRMEDDLRITRFRDGNGNPSDPNSSSISIFTIMVQGIPKALAADKAPLEEYLQHRYPGKVYRVVVPFDLCTLEYLASKWTKVQNDISWLEARLNARSLSNDGDEGIQIDEHLWLRKAKEFWAMVAAKLGFTEEERLRKLQNLRLVLQSKLLDYQDGRAPGAGIAFVVFKDVYTANKAVRDFRSERKKRPIGQFFPLMELQLERSRWRVERAPPAEDIYWNHLGLSKLSLRLRKIAVNTCLLLMLLFCSSPLAIISAMKSAARIINAEAVDHAQSWLTWLEGSSWFGALVLQFLPNVLIFVSMYIIIPSALSYLSKFECHLTVSGEQRAALLKMVCFFLVNLILLRAMVESSLESAILRMGRCYMDGEDCKQIEQYMSASFLSRSCLSTLAFLITSTFLGISFDLLAPMPWIKNILKKFRKNDMLQLVPEQNVDYSVEQNNEESNLRMPLVSDRVDSLDLNGAEVQDLSVYPIDRSFHTPKQTFDFAQYYAFNLTIFALTMIYSLFAPLVVPVGAIYFGYRYIVDKYNFLFVYRVQGFPAGNDGKLMDRVLCIMHFCVVLFLLSMLFFFSIRGDSTKLQAIFTLGLVLFYKMLPSRTDSFQPSLLEGIQTAGSFVDGPTDYEVFSNIDIDWDIYQ; translated from the coding sequence ATGAGCGCGCTCTCGATCGCTCCGTCCATGGCCGGCGCGGCCGCGCCGTCTGCGGACCCTGACTACCCCGCCGCCGCGTGGTACGGCAACATCCAGTACCTCCTCAACATCTCCGCCGCCGGCGCCGCCTCCTGCCTCCTCCTTTTCATCCTCGTCAAGCTCCGGTCCGACCACCGCCGCTTCCCCGGCCCATCCGCCCTTGCCGCTAAGCTCCTCGCCGTCTACCACGCCACCCCCGCCCAGATCGCCCTACACTGCGGCGCTGACGCCGCCCAGTTCCTCCTCATCGAGCGCGCTAGCTTCTTCGTCCTCCTCGCCGTCGCCCTCCTCGCCCTCATCGCTGCCCTGCCCCTCAATCTCTGTGCCGGCTCCGTCCTCCTCGCGGATCCCTTCGCCCGCACCACCATCTCCCACCTCCGCCCTGGCTCCCCACTCATCTGGCTCCACCTCCTCCTCGTTGCCCTCGTCGTCGCCGTCGCCCATCTCGGCATAACTCGGATGGAAGACGACCTCCGGATTACCCGATTCCGCGACGGCAACGGCAATCCCAGTGACCCCAATTCGAGCTCCATCTCCATCTTCACCATCATGGTGCAGGGCATCCCCAAAGCCCTAGCCGCCGACAAGGCCCCGCTCGAGGAGTACCTTCAGCATCGATATCCTGGAAAGGTCTACCGCGTTGTCGTGCCCTTTGATCTATGCACCCTGGAGTACCTCGCCTCGAAGTGGACCAAGGTCCAGAACGACATCTCTTGGCTCGAAGCTCGCCTGAACGCCCGATCCCTATCGAACGATGGTGACGAAGGCATCCAGATTGATGAGCATCTGTGGTTGAGGAAGGCCAAAGAATTCTGGGCGATGGTCGCTGCGAAATTGGGCTTCACCGAGGAAGAAAGGCTGAGAAAGCTGCAGAATTTGAGGTTGGTACTGCAAAGCAAACTTTTGGACTACCAGGATGGACGGGCGCCTGGCGCCGGAATTGCATTCGTGGTCTTTAAAGACGTTTACACTGCCAACAAGGCCGTGAGGGATTTCAGgtcggagaggaagaagaggcccaTCGGGCAGTTCTTCCCTCTGATGGAGCTCCAGCTCGAGCGGAGCCGGTGGAGGGTTGAGAGGGCCCCGCCGGCCGAAGACATCTACTGGAACCACTTGGGCTTGAGCAAGCTTTCATTGAGATTGCGGAAGATCGCTGTGAACACTTGCCTCCTCCTGATGCTTCTGTTTTGCAGTTCACCTCTTGCAATCATCAGCGCAATGAAGAGTGCTGCAAGGATAATTAATGCAGAGGCCGTCGATCATGCTCAGTCATGGTTAACTTGGCTTGAGGGCTCGAGCTGGTTCGGGGCTCTCGTTCTCCAGTTCTTGCCTAATGTCCTCATATTCGTGAGCATGTACATAATCATCCCGTCTGCACTGTCCTATCTTTCCAAGTTCGAGTGTCATCTCACTGTTTCTGGGGAGCAGAGAGCTGCATTGCTAAAGATGGTTTGCTTCTTCTTGGTGAATCTCATTCTCTTGCGTGCAATGGTGGAGTCATCACTTGAGAGTGCGATACTTCGAATGGGGAGGTGTTACATGGATGGGGAAGATTGCAAACAAATCGAACAGTATATGAGTGCTTCATTCCTGTCAAGGTCCTGTCTCTCCACCCTTGCGTTTCTCATCACGAGCACCTTTCTTGGGATATCCTTTGATTTGTTGGCTCCAATGCCTTGGATAAAGAACATTCTGAAGAAATTCCGGAAGAATGACATGCTTCAACTAGTTCCGGAACAAAATGTGGACTACTCAGTAGAGCAGAACAATGAAGAAAGCAATTTGCGGATGCCTCTCGTTTCTGATAGAGTTGATAGTTTGGATTTGAATGGTGCCGAAGTACAAGATCTTTCAGTGTATCCTATAGACAGGAGCTTCCACACCCCAAAGCAGACATTTGACTTTGCACAGTACTATGCTTTTAATCTCACAATTTTTGCGCTCACCATGATCTATTCCTTGTTTGCTCCGCTCGTGGTTCCTGTAGGTGCCATCTACTTTGGCTACCGATACATAGTGGACAAGTATAACTTCTTGTTTGTGTACAGAGTTCAGGGATTCCCAGCTGGTAACGACGGGAAACTGATGGACAGGGTCTTATGCATTATGCATTTTTGTGTAGTCTTGTTTCTTCTGTCCATGTTGTTTTTCTTCTCAATCCGTGGTGACTCCACAAAGCTGCAGGCCATCTTTACTCTAGGATTGGTGTTGTTCTACAAAATGCTCCCCTCGAGAACCGATAGTTTTCAGCCATCTTTGTTGGAAGGAATTCAGACCGCCGGTAGCTTTGTGGATGGACCAACTGACTATGAGGTTTTCTCCAACATTGACATCGATTGGGATATCTATCAATGA
- the LOC135653446 gene encoding aquaporin PIP2-7-like translates to MSKEVSVEVEQPPAKDYSDPPPAPLLDFGEVRLWSFYRALIAEFVATLLFLYVSIATVIGHKEQNAADQCSGVGLLGIAWAFGGMIFILVYCTAGISGGHINPAVTFGLFLARKVSLIRAVLYIVAQCLGGIVGVGIVKGIMKHQYNSLGGGANVVATGYSKGTALGAEIIGTFVLVYTVFSATDPKRSARDSHVPVLAPLPIGFAVFMVHLATIPITGTGINPARSLGAAVIYNQDKAWDDHWIFWVGPFIGALAAAAYHQYILRAAAIKALGSFRSNPSN, encoded by the exons ATGTCGAAGGAGGTGAGCGTGGAGGTGGAGCAGCCACCGGCGAAGGACTACAGTGACCCGCCGCCGGCGCCGCTGCTGGACTTTGGTGAGGTCCGCCTCTGGTCTTTCTACCGAGCCCTCATCGCCGAGTTCGTCGCCACCCTGCTCTTCCTCTACGTCAGCATCGCCACCGTCATCGGCCACAAGGAGCAGAACGCGGCCGACCAGTGCAGCGGCGTAGGCCTCCTCGGCATCGCTTGGGCCTTCGGCGGCATGATCTTCATCCTCGTCTACTGCACCGCCGGAATCTCAG GAGGACACATCAACCCGGCGGTGACGTTCGGGCTGTTCCTAGCGAGGAAGGTGTCGCTGATAAGGGCGGTGCTGTATATTGTGGCTCAGTGCTTGGGAGGCATCGTCGGGGTGGGCATCGTGAAAGGGATCATGAAACACCAGTACAACTCCCTCGGCGGCGGGGCCAACGTGGTCGCAACCGGCTACTCCAAGGGCACCGCCCTCGGGGCGGAGATCATCGGCACCTTCGTCCTCGTCTACACAGTCTTCTCCGCCACCGACCCCAAGCGCAGCGCCCGCGACTCTCACGTCCCC GTGTTGGCACCACTTCCCATCGGGTTCGCCGTGTTCATGGTACACCTCGCCACCATCCCCATCACCGGGACTGGCATCAACCCCGCTCGGAGCCTTGGCGCCGCAGTCATCTACAACCAGGACAAGGCCTGGGATGATCAC TGGATCTTCTGGGTGGGTCCGTTCATCGGAGCGTTGGCCGCCGCGGCGTACCACCAGTACATCCTGAGAGCAGCCGCCATCAAGGCTCTGGGCTCCTTCAGGAGCAACCCGAGCAACTAA
- the LOC135653444 gene encoding uncharacterized protein LOC135653444, producing MATPPSKGITVPASLLILTAAAAFLLFLLLPSLSPSSSNAPSLSCPTTAAAVAATTRPPDPISPTPDDIAWLKSQLARNSIQEPPSSPAAWHSLRKGINPRTRAQQLEDLRRFKGVSHYEGDDAGNHTALPCPGELLVEEHHSNYGEPWAGGRDVFEFLAAAAWLAPADHVLEIGCGTLRVGLHFIRYLDAARFHCLERDELSLMAALRYELPSQGLLHKRPLILRGEDMEFDRFGSDVVYDLIYASAVFLHMPDALVWEGLERLSGKLKPEKGRIFVSHNIKFCSRLGGDVCTERLSKLGLEYVRKHTHDSLLFSHYEIWFEFRKMA from the exons ATGGCGACTCCCCCCTCCAAGGGCATCACCGTTCCCGCCTCTCTCCTCATcctcaccgccgccgccgccttcctcctctttctcctcctcccctccctctccccTTCTTCCTCCAATGCTCCCTCCCTCTCTTGccccaccaccgccgccgccgtcgcaGCGACCACAAGGCCTCCAGATCCAATCTCCCCCACGCCCGACGACATCGCCTGGCTCAAATCTCAACTCGCCCGCAACTCCATCCAAGAACCCCCGTCCTCCCCCGCCGCCTGGCACTCTCTCCGCAAAGGCATCAACCCCCGCACCCGCGCCCAGCAGCTCGAAGACCTACGCCG GTTCAAGGGCGTCTCTCACTACGAGGGCGACGATGCCGGCAACCACACGGCCCTCCCATGCCCTGGGGAGCTTCTGGTGGAGGAGCACCACAGTAATTACGGCGAGCCGTGGGCCGGCGGCCGCGACGTCTTCGAGTTCCTCGCTGCCGCCGCCTGGCTCGCGCCCGCCGACCATGTGCTCGAGATCGGGTGCGGCACGCTCCGGGTCGGCCTCCACTTCATCCGGTACCTCGACGCGGCCAGGTTCCACTGCCTCGAGCGAGACGAGCTCTCCCTCATGGCCGCGCTCCGCTACGAGCTCCCTTCCCAGGGCCTCCTCCACAAGCGGCCTCTCATTCTCCGAGGGGAGGACATGGAGTTCGATCGATTCGGATCCGATGTTGTCTACGATCTCATATATGCAAGCGCGGTGTTCCTCCACATGCCCGACGCGCTGGTCTGGGAGGGGCTGGAGAGGTTGTCGGGGAAGCTGAAGCCAGAGAAAGGTCGAATCTTTGTGTCTCACAACATCAAGTTCTGTTCACGACTGGGCGGCGACGTGTGCACCGAGAGGCTCTCGAAGTTGGGGTTGGAGTATGTAAGGAAGCACACGCACGACAGCTTGCTGTTCAGCCATTACGAGATCTGGTTCGAGTTCAGAAAGATGGCTTAG